One Bacteroidia bacterium genomic window, GTTTACCCCTAGTTTACTATTCTCTTAAAATATGCGAGTCTAGGATTCTTCGTTGGTGACCCTTCTAACCTGAATTTGGTACATTAGTTCAGTTGTTTGCATCAATTCTAAAAGCCAAACCCATGAGAAAATTAGCCCCCCTGCTCCTATCCTGTTTAATACTGGTATCTAGTTATGCCCAAATTGACAAACAATTGAAAATGGCGACTTGGAAGATTGGGAAAGAAAAGATTATTTACGAAAATAAAATTACCCGACTTGAAGGGGAAAATAAATGGGGTGCGACTAATGTGGGGTATGAAAGGTATGAACAGATAATATCTGAAATTGAGAAAGATGCCGAAAGGGAAATGTGGACACCGGAAAAGAAAGCCGAAACACTTGAAACTTATAAAGAAAGTGCTTCAGGCGGTCGAGTTAGTCTTTATATTATGAGATTAACAATCGATGGGGCAAATACCGATATGTTCACAGTAATTATTCGAGACTCGACTGATAAAAACGAGATATATCGAAAGGAACTAAAAAGCTCAGTCCCAGAAACACCTTCAACTAGCACGGGAAATTATTGGTGGAATTATTCTACTGTTCATATCCCTAATGCCATGAAGGGCAAAATCTTTATTTATGTAATAGATAAACTTGGACGGGATAATGCAAAATTCAAGTTTGAGATTAATATTTAAATGTCCTTTCCAATGTGTGATAGAAAATCAACTTTCAAAGCGTTCTTCTTATTATCCATTTTATCTACAGTGATTTCAGCCTGTGAGCCTTCAACTAAGGAGCAGGAAGAAGAGAGACTCTTAAACGACACAAAGAGTCTATTAGCTCCCAAAAGAATCACTTTTTGTGATAACGAATATTGGGACAATAACATCGAATTCAAATTATCATTAATTAAAAAGTCTGAAAAAGGAGAATTTCAGTTTAAGGACGAATACGAAATGGAAATTATAATTGACTACACTGGACCTGATACTATCAAAGGATTAAAAATGGAGCTACATGCGAGGGATTTATATGGGAAATTTGCCTTCTTTGGAATCATGATGGATGCGAGAGATCTAACACCAAATAATCAGTACAGACTTAAATGGAGAAATATTGAAGCGATTCCCTCTACAGACTTTCTTAATACAGAGTCGCTTGACGCTGGCATCACTCCGGAAGGAATTAAAGAGTACAATCTCGATAAAAACAATATTAAAATTGGATGGAAACTACTAGATGCTGTAGATGTTCACGGAATTGAATGTGATCATTTTTATTAGTATGATGTTCATATTTTTAATATTCAAGGTGAAAGTCTTGGAGCTTTACCTAATCTTTCAAACTCAGAACAAATCATCGATCTTTCAGATAAACCTGCCGGCATCTATTTTGTGAAAGTTACAGGTTCGTCAGGTGAATTAATTGCCTATCAGCGAATAATAATAAAAAAGTAAATCAGTATCTTTAGAGATGCGATTTTTCTTGGTCATTTTTTTTGGGATGGTTCCTCTGGCAGTGTTTTGCCAGTCTTTTCAATTTCAACGAACGTTTGGCGGTCCTTTGGCGGAGAACGGGAGGATTATCCGGACCAATGACGGGGGATATATGCTCTTTGGGAATTATCCTTTATCACAATATTCCAGTGATCCGTTAGATACATATGATGTTATTCTAACAAAACTTGACTCTAACGGATCCATATTGTGGAGCAAAGCATTCACAGGACTAGGCGGATCGGTCGACTATGCCGGAGATATCCTCCAGACACGGGACGGCGGATATCTTCTTTCCCTGACCCTGTTTGCAAATTCTCCACAACAAAGTTTCCCCATTGTTAAGCTAACCGCCCAGGGAAATATTCAATGGATGCGCGAAAATCTGGGGTCTTCGATCATTGAAATGAATAACGGATATGCCTTCGGAAGTTCCATACGTATTTCCCGCACCGATTCGTTGGGGAACATCCTTTGGACCAGGCATTATCCTGAAGGGTTTAATTCATTTCAGAAAACTCAGGACCAGGGATTTGTTCTTGCCGGGGGAACATTAGCATTTTCTTCAGGCGGTCCGGGAGATCGGGATATTCGAATAGCTAGGATTGATTCTTCCGGAAATACTATGTGGTCAAAGACTTTTGGAACGCCATCCTCCGATGAAACTTCCTATGGTGTATGCCAAAGCCAGGATGGGGGATTTGCTCTTATTGCAAACACAAACTATATACAACAAACCGGCTATGGCGACATTGTTTGCATTAAATTGGATGGAAGCGGAAACATGATATGGATGCAAACTTATCCCTCTTCAGGCGGAATTACCTGGGCTGGAAAGATCATTGGAACATTGGGAGTAGCTGGATATGTTATTCTTGGTCATACCAGTGCAACATTTGATGGAATCCCGGTTGTTGGAACCCGATCATTTGCATTTAGAACAGATCTTAATGGAAATTTCATATGGGGAAGACTTTATGGCGACACCGTAACACCATTTACCACCGATTGGTTAAAGCATGTACAGCAAACGGTTGATGGGTTCGTTTTTTCTGGATTCACAGAATCGTTGGGTGTTGGGAACTCTCCAGACACTTGGATGGTTAAAACCGATGCTTTAGGCTTTTCTGGCTGTCATGAGAGACCGATTTCCCCAGGCCAGCAGATCCCGCCTTTCACCATCGGAAACGGGATGCAGGATACACAAATAGTAATTAGTTCCAATATTCCCTCATATACCATTTTCTCTTATTTATCAGTACCTCCGACTGCTTCATTTTGCTTTTCCGGACCGATTATCACTTCCTTAACGCTAGATGACGCAAAAGGTTATTCGGCGGTGTTTCCAAATCCATCCTCCGGGATAATACATTTTAACCTGCCAAATGAAGTTGATTTTGCCAATTGGGAATTGTTGGACATCCGGCTTTCAGTTGTTGAGCATGGCAATGTTCTTCCCGGCTTCCAATCAATTGCCATTTCTCCTTCCTTACCCAATGCAGTCTATTTCTTTCGGCTGCAAACCGAAAGGGATACCCACATATTCAAGATTATCCTTAACCGCTAAGTTAAACTTCGCACCCAATGAATTGTATGACTGAACAACTTTAAAATGACTTCATATCTTTCATCAAATCCATAAAGTATGAGCCAAGAAAAATATGTTAAAGTAATATTCAGAAAATGGTGCGGGTTATTTCAGTTTCTTTTGCTTCTCTGCCCTATCCCAGTTTTGTCTCAGGGCGATATCGCCAACACACATCCCCCGGGATTATGGGAGAATAAAGTTTCTCTAATACGGATCATCACTCCGCGTTATGATTCCACGACTAAACGCGAAATAGTTTATACGGCGATCAAAGTAATCCAGCGTCCTGATAAAACAGCGCCACAGGTAAAACCGAAAGACAGCACAGAATTTATTGCGCGTACCTGATCTTCAACAAAAAGGGTCACTTGGTCTGCGATTCTGATGCCGCAGGGGACTATTCTCAGCACTTCAAGTATGACAATGCCGGCAAAATCATAGAAAATATAAGAACCGGTGGTGATGTCGATACCATAGTCTGGGAGCGAAAAGATAATTCGGTTCAATGCTTTCAATACAGTGTAAAACACCGGAGGCGACCATACCTTACAATAAATGAAAATGAAAAAGGTGAACCACTGAAATTTTTTGTCCGCAATATTGAAAAAAATTGGGTGCCTTATAGTGATTATCTCTACAATTCAGCCGGACTACTTACGGATGAAATATATTATCATGTCGTAACTGGAAAAGTGGCTATGCATTACAAATACGAGAGTGATAAATCAGGCTTATTCAAACGTGTAAGCTATACGAGTCCATACGAGCCATCGTGGATCAGCGATTATGATTACGAGTATTATAAATAACACCTAACGCGGGATAACCCAAAAAGGGTAAAACTCGGCCCAAAGGCACAATCCAATAATAATTTTTTGCCTTTTTTCATCCCGGTTCGTTTCCCACAAATCATGCTTCACCTTCGCTTCACCAGACCGTGGCAATTTTACGTATTCACTTAGGGATCAGAGTGTTAAGGAGGAGTCAGGGATTCCTGTCGGGACTACCAGGAGGGAGAAGTCGGATGTTGAATCCGACTTTTTCTTTTCATGGGCGGTAAGTTTACTCTGTTTCATCTGTACGGGAAATGAGTCGCCGAGGTATCGGTGTTTTAGCTGAGAGCAGAGATTCTTTTCGATAATTTACGCCTTTACCGGATGACGATACCGGAAGGGTAGTTCCCCGGATTTTATACCTTAGATTTCACGTTCCACTTTTTTGAAAAGATGTTTACGCCAAAATTATTTGTAACGCTGAAGAACTATAAGCGTGAACAGTTCTTTAAAGACCTGGTTGCGGGATTGGTGGTGGGTGTGGTGGCGCTTCCCCTGTGTATCGCGTTTGCCATTGCCTCCGGTGTTTCACCTGAAAAGGGACTGGTTACGGGGGTGATCGGTGGATTTTTTATTTCCTTTCTTGGTGGCAGCCGTGTACAGATTGGCGGCCCTACCGGGGCATTTATAGTTATCGTGTACGGTGTGGTTCAGCACTTCGGGATAGACGGACTGATTTATGCCACTTTCTTAGCAGGAATTATGCTGATTATCATGGGACTGGTCCGAATGGGGTCAGTGATCAAATTTATTCCCCACCCCCTCATCGTTGGTTTCACGAGTGGTATTGCCGTAATCATTTTCTCCTCTCAGATGAAGGATTTTTTTGGACTTCAAATGGGGGATGTGCCTGCGGATTTTTTGGCAAAATGGCAATCCTATTTCAGAAATATTCAGTCGGTGAATTATATTTCGGTAGCCATTGCTGCCGGTACGGTTCTGCTCTCCGTTGGATTTCCGGTAATCACACGAAGAATTCCGGGATCACTCGTGGCCATTGTGCTCGCTACCGCTGTGGTAAGTATGTTTAATCTGAATGTAGAAACTATCGGTACCAGATTTGGCGAGATCCCCTCCGCTTTTCCGGTACCTCATATTCCGGACTTTGATTTTTCCACCATTCAAAACCTGATCCAGCCTGCATTCGCCATCGCATTGCTCGGAGGAATTGAATCGCTCCTTTCCGCAGTGGTTTCTGACGGAATGATCGGAGGAAGTCATAAATCAAACATGGAACTGCTGGGACAGGGTGTGGCCAATGTTTTTTCCGCCCTTTTCGGAGGTATTCCCGCAACCGGAGCAATCGCACGTACAGCAACCAATGTTAAAAACGGAGGCCGCACACCGGTAGCAGGAATAGTGCACGCACTTGTGCTTCTGCTTATCATGCTGGTGGCCGGAAAGTGGGCCACCCTCATTCCCCTTTCCTGCCTTGCAGGAATTCTGGTAGTGGTCGCCTATAACATGAGTGAGTGGAGATCTTTCGCCGGAGTGCTCAGAACCTCAAAAAGCGATGGAGCGGTTTTGCTGGTCACCTTCGGACTCACCGTGTTTGTAGACCTTACCATTGCCATTGAGATCGGAATGGTGCTGGCGGCGTTTTTATTCATGCACCGAATGACTCAGATATCCAATGTGAATATTGTAACCTCCGCCATGTCGGATGCAGATGATGAGAAATCAATTAACCGGTATCAGGTTCCTCAGGGTATAGAGGTCTTTGAGGTCACAGGTCCCATGTTTTTTGGGGCGGCGTACAAGTTCAAGGAATCACTCAAATTGATGGCAAAGGATCCCAAGGTGCTTATCATACGTATGCGGCAGGTGCCTGTGATCGATACTACCGGAATTCATACGCTCGAAGAAGTATTCAGGCAATCAAAGAACCGGGGAATCAAATTCGTACTCTCCGGAGTGCAGCCCGGCATTGTTGCCGAACTTGAGAAGGCACACCTCGTGGAAGAATTCGGAAAGGAGAATATTTGCCTTGATATTGACCATGCCCTGGCCCGGGCGAAGGAAATCATACGTGAGCAAGCGTAATTTCCCCATTTTGTAAAAACATTCCCCCTGCGGGCAGTTCTACCTTTGGGAAGCGCCATGCTCCTCAACTGCCATACGTATTACAGCTTCGGATACGGAACCCTTTCCATCCGCGAACTGATGGAAGAAACGCAGGTACGCGGGTACGAACGTTTCGTACTCAGCGATATCAATAATACTTCGGCCGTGCTGGAAACTATGCGCAGGGCAGGGAAGAGCGGACAAACCGTGATCCCCGGGACCGACTTCCGAAATAATATCGCACAGCAATATGTGGGAATCGCACGGAATAATGAGGGTTTCCGGGAACTGAACGAACATCTCTCTCTGCATTTGCACCAGGATCTTCCCTTTGAACCCATCGCTCCCGCCTTCACTAACGCTTTTGTGATTTATCCGGTGAAAGCCTGGAAGGGCCAAACCCTCCGGGATCACGAATACATCGGGATATCCGCCCGCGACCTCCCGCATTTACCCTTTCATCCCGCGTTCAAGCTCCGCCATAAACTGGTGGTGCTGCAGTCGTTCAGTTTTTTGCACAAGCAGCATTTCAACGCGCATCGCCTGCTCAGGGCTATTCACGAGAATACCCTTCTCAGTAAACTTCCCCTGACGCAGCAGGCCGCAGATGGAGGGGGCCGGCTGATGACCATGCCGGAATTGCTCAGGGCGTTTGAGGCCTTTCCCTATGTGATAGAGAACACAGAGCGATTACTGAATGAATGCAGCGTAGGATTTGAATTCGGAAAGCTGGCCAACAAAAACCTCAGGTTTTATACTTCTTCCCATGCTGAGGATATGGAATTACTGCGTCGTGAATGCATGGCCGGCTTGCATTACCGTTATCCGCAGCCTTCGCGGGAGGTGCACGAACGAATCGAAAAAGAACTGGAGGTGATCAGTAAAATGAATTTCGCATCCTACTTCCTCGTCAACTGGGATATCGTACGGTACGCTCGCCACAAAGGATACTATTATGTAGGAAGAGGAAGCGGCGCCAACAGCATTGTGGCTCACCTGCTGCGCATTACCGATGTGGATCCGATTGACCTCGATCTTTATTTCGAACGCTTCATCAACCTGTACCGGAGTAATGCGCCCGATTTTGATATTGATTTCTCCTGGACCGACCGCGATGATATGACCAGGTATATTTTTGACCGTTTCGGCAGAGAACGCACCGCCCTGCTGGGATCGTATAATACCTTCCAGCATGACGCGGTGATACGGGAACTGGGAAAGGTTTTCGGACTCCCTGCCTCGGAAATAGATAAACTGCAGTCACCCGGTGGCCATGCGCAGGCGGATGATCTCGGAAAACTTGTGCTCCGCTATGCGGCCCTGCTGCGCGGGTTTCCTTCTCACCTCAGCATCCATTCCAGCGGCATCCTGATCTCCGAAAAACCAATCACAGAATATTCTGCAACATTTCTTCCCCCAAAAGGCTATCCCACCACCCAATTCAGCATGCTGGAAGCCGAAGACCTCGGCTTGTTTAAATTTGATATTCTCAGTCAGCGCGGACTGGGAAAGATCAAAGATTGCCTGGAGATTATAAAAAAGCAGAGGGGAATAGAAATCGATGTACACAACATTGAACCGTTTAAGAAAGATGAAAAAGTAAAAGCACTTCTGCGGGAAGGTAAAGCCATCGGTTGTTTTTATGTGGAATCTCCGGCCATGCGCATGTTATTGACTAAACTGGGAGCAGATGATTACCTGCGTCTGGTGGCCGCAAGCTCTATTATTCGTCCCGGTGTTTCAAAAAGCGGCATGATGCGCGAATACATTGTACGATTCCGGGAAAAACGTTTGCGGGAAAAAGCCCGGGCAGAATTGCCGGAACTTTACGACCTGCTGGAGGAAACCTACGGGGTAATGGTATATCAGGAGGACGTGATCAAGGTGGCGCATTTATTCGCGGGGCTCACCCTGGCAGAGGCGGACCACCTGCGGCGGGGCATGTCGTGGAAGTTCAGAGAGCGAGACGAATTTTTTAAAGTGGAGCAACGCTTTTTTGAAAATTGCGCGGCACGGGGACATTCCCTTACGCTGGTGAAACGGATATGGGAGCAGATCGAAAGTTTTGCCAATTTCGCGTTTTCGAAGGGGCATTCTGCCAGTTACGCGGTAGAGAGTTTTCAGGCCCTGTATTTAAAAGCGCATTACCCGCTGGAATACCTGGTGGCCACCCTCAACAACGGAGGAGGTTTTTACAGGAAAGAACTGTATGTTCACGAGGCGCGTATGCACGGCGCAAAAGTTGAAGCGCCCTGTGTGAATGAAGGCACGGATACCTGCACCATACGGGGGAATATTATTTTCCTGGGACTGGAATTGATTGCCGGACTTGAAAAGGACACGCTTCATGCCATCCTGCTGGCGCGGGCGCAGGGCTTCTTTAAAGGAATGGAGGACTTTGTTAAGCGGGTGGGTCCTTCACTGGAGCAAATGCGCCTGCTGGTACGTGCGGGGGCACTGCGGTTTACCGGAAAAGATAAAAAGCAACTGCTCTGGGATATTCACAATTATATTACTTCCGGAAAGAAAGTTGAGCCGGGCGAAGAACTATTCGAATCCGAATACAAACACTGGCATATGCCGCCCTTATCCGGTTTCCGGCACGAAGATGCGTACGATGCAATGGAATTGCTTGGTTTTCCCCTCTGTTCCCCCTTCGAACTGCTGCGCGACCCCCCCGGAGAAGAAATCAGCGCCGCGGAATTGAAAAAGCAGGTGGGCCGAAGAGTCAGCATCACCGGTTACCTCATCACCATCAAATATACCGGCACTTCTGGCGGAGCACGAATGTACTTCGGAACTTTCCTGGATCGTAAAGGAGAGTGGATTGACACAGTGCACTTTCCACCCTCCGCCGGAGCCTATCCCTTTTCAGGACCGGGTTGCTACCGCCTGCAGGGAAGAGTAGTGGAGGAGTACGGGTTTTACTGCCTGGAAGTTGATGCTATGGAACGGCTGGCGATTACGGACCGGGCCTCGGCGGAGGTCATCAGTCAAACCGTATCTTAACCATGTAGAAGATTGTTTTTTTCTTCTTTTTCCCCTTTTCATCTTCCTGCTTTACACGCTTGGTACCAAAGGCTAAAAAATAGTTGCCAAACCAGTATTCTGTATTCACGTTGCCGGCCCACTTGAGTTTTTCATTTTCGTCGAGGAACTCAATCTTGCCAAGGTCTTTTTCCTTGTACTCACCGTCCTTAATGGCGAGCGATTTGAACTGTGTGCCTGTCGTAAAAATCAGCTTCAGCTCATCCTTTTCCACCACCTTTTTTACAAATTTTTTGTGATAAAAGGGTTTGTAATCGAGCCACATTTCAAAGCAGAAATCCCAGGTTTTTTTCCCGGTCTTATCCATCCCGATCACAGTAGAGTGGGTGTACTGGTATCCGTCAAAAACCTGTCGGGTGGTGGTAGTGGGCTTCCCGTTTATATAGGTAGTGGTAGTTTCAGTACGGTAGGTGGGATAGTAACATTCTCCGATATAAACGTATTCACCGTTGAATTCAAATACCGGGTGGTCTACCACCAGTGCGTCTACGTAGTCTGTTTCTCCCTTTGCTTTTTTCTTCTGGATCTTTTTATCCATTTTGTCTTTCCTGCGCTTACTCAGATATTCCGTAAAATTTTTCAGATCTGTAAAGGAATTGTACTGGATGAACAGCTGTTCTCCTTTCATAAATTCTGTAATGAAGATACCGTTCGCGCCCGCATCGCGGTCCGAGGAGTAGGTTCCGGAAATGATGTAATGTTCTTTACCCAGCCAGGTGAGGGAGGCACTCAGGGCCCGGCGCTGGGGATCTTTCGTGATCTTAAGCGGTTCACCTTCGGGAGTACCGTGATCATCAAAAACAGAAAGTTCAATCTGCCGTTTTTTTTTGTCACCGAATTCAATAAGAACGGCAAGTTTTTTTTCTTTTTCCAGCACCTGCAGGTTCTCAATGGACATTTTTTCCGTTGCGTGAGGAAGTTGCATGTTCACACCCTGACCGCTTTCCAGGTCAATCTTAAGCAACACAGCCTGTTTTTTGATATACCCCTTGATAAAGGCGCTGTTGCCCAGAATCTCCATGTCGCCGCCCTGGAACTTAGACGGAAAAGTTCCGGGAACTGATTTGGAACTGCCGCTTTTTACATCATAGGAAACAATCTGGAAGGCATTCTTTTTACCAAGAAACAGGTAGTAAACGGTTCGCTTATCTTCGGTCACAAAGGACTGATCATAGTAATGTTTGTCAGGAATCTGGAAGCTGCCGGATTGTTGTTCTTCCAGATTGGTATTGAAGCGTGTAACGTTCCAGTTACTGCCCTTGCCTTCAGTTTCCACTTTTCCGTGCAGGAGCAGGCCAAATTCCCCTACCAGTGTGGTATAGTCGCGGCCTTCTTCATCGGCTTCAAAATCTTTTCGTTGTTCTTGTTTTACCTGGGCGGTTCCGCATAGCGCAGCGGCCAGGAGGAAGAGGAGGGAAATCTTTTTCATGCCCGAATATATGGCAAATAAAAAACCCCGGAAATGATCCGGGGCCTTTTATAATGAATTGGAATAAGGACTGTTTACTTTACATGCTTGGAAATGGCTTTTGCCAGTTCGAACATGCTGATTTGTCCTTTGCCACCGAATACAGGCTTCAGTTTTGCATCGGCATTGATCATGCGTCTGTTCTTCTTGTCCTGAAGGTTGTTCTTACGGATGTAAGCCCAAATCTTCTTCACGATCTCTGTACGTGGAATTGCCTTGCTGCCTACTACTTCTGCAAGTGTAGAGCTGGGGGTCAGAGGAGCCATGAACGCTGCGTTGGGCTTGCGTGCAGACTTCTTTTTAGCTGCAGGCTTTTTCTTTGCTTTTTTTGCCATTTTTTGAATGTTTTTTTTAGTGGCATAAAGATAGACTAAAATTGAGTTCTCCAAGCGAAAAAGTGATTTTTTCATTGGGAAATCATATTAAGTTATTCACATTTCATTGGGAAATTGTTGAATTCAACCCGGTTTTCCCTCGGAAAACCGCCTTTTTCCCAATGGAAAACAGCTTAAATACTACCTTTGCCCCTATGGAATTCAACATAAAGGAGATCGCCACCGTGTCTATGATCCTGTTCGCGGTCATTGATATCATCGGCACCTTGCCCATTTTACTGGATATGAAGTCGAAAGTAGGGGAGATTCCCTCTATGAAAGTGACCCTCGTCAGCGGGGCTATCATGATCTCGTTCATGTTTGTGGGAGAGCGCATCCTGAACCTCATTGGGATAGATGTTCACTCCTTCGCCATTGCGGGTTCATTTATCCTGTTTATTATAGGTATGGAAATGATCCTCGGGGTTCGTTTCTTTAAGGAAGAGAGCGGCAATACGGCCTCTATTGTGCCTATCGCCTTCCCGCTCATTGCCGGTACGGGAACCCTTACCACCCTGCTTTCTATGATGTCTGAGTACCGTCTGGAATCTATTTTTATTGGCATTTTCCTCAATCTGGTCATTATATACGTGGTACTTCGTAATATGTACCGTCTGGAAAGATTGCTGGGCCAGGGAGGAATCAATATCCTTCGTAAGGTATTCGGGATCATTATGCTGGCCATCGCCATCAAGCTGTTCACTTCCAATGCCGGAATTACCCTTGGCAAGTAATTCACAAATCATCATCTATACCGATGGGGCAAGCCGTGGGAATCCCGGGCCCGGAGGCTACGGTACTATTTTAATGGCGGGAACCCACCGGAAGGAGTTATCGGAAGGGTACCGGCTCACCACCAACAACCGGATGGAGTTGCTGAGCGTAATCAAAGGACTGGAAGCCCTCAGGAAACCTTGCCAGGTGATCATTTATTCGGATTCCAAATATGTTGTAGACAGCGTGGAG contains:
- a CDS encoding T9SS type A sorting domain-containing protein, with amino-acid sequence MFNIQGESLGALPNLSNSEQIIDLSDKPAGIYFVKVTGSSGELIAYQRIIIKK
- a CDS encoding T9SS type A sorting domain-containing protein; this encodes MRFFLVIFFGMVPLAVFCQSFQFQRTFGGPLAENGRIIRTNDGGYMLFGNYPLSQYSSDPLDTYDVILTKLDSNGSILWSKAFTGLGGSVDYAGDILQTRDGGYLLSLTLFANSPQQSFPIVKLTAQGNIQWMRENLGSSIIEMNNGYAFGSSIRISRTDSLGNILWTRHYPEGFNSFQKTQDQGFVLAGGTLAFSSGGPGDRDIRIARIDSSGNTMWSKTFGTPSSDETSYGVCQSQDGGFALIANTNYIQQTGYGDIVCIKLDGSGNMIWMQTYPSSGGITWAGKIIGTLGVAGYVILGHTSATFDGIPVVGTRSFAFRTDLNGNFIWGRLYGDTVTPFTTDWLKHVQQTVDGFVFSGFTESLGVGNSPDTWMVKTDALGFSGCHERPISPGQQIPPFTIGNGMQDTQIVISSNIPSYTIFSYLSVPPTASFCFSGPIITSLTLDDAKGYSAVFPNPSSGIIHFNLPNEVDFANWELLDIRLSVVEHGNVLPGFQSIAISPSLPNAVYFFRLQTERDTHIFKIILNR
- the rnhA gene encoding ribonuclease HI, translating into MPELPLASNSQIIIYTDGASRGNPGPGGYGTILMAGTHRKELSEGYRLTTNNRMELLSVIKGLEALRKPCQVIIYSDSKYVVDSVEKGWVFGWEKTGFKKKMNPDLWKRFLIVYRRHKVKFHWVKGHANNPFNNRCDELAVEAALGHDLREDEGYQASEENNASEGLY
- a CDS encoding DNA polymerase III subunit alpha encodes the protein MLLNCHTYYSFGYGTLSIRELMEETQVRGYERFVLSDINNTSAVLETMRRAGKSGQTVIPGTDFRNNIAQQYVGIARNNEGFRELNEHLSLHLHQDLPFEPIAPAFTNAFVIYPVKAWKGQTLRDHEYIGISARDLPHLPFHPAFKLRHKLVVLQSFSFLHKQHFNAHRLLRAIHENTLLSKLPLTQQAADGGGRLMTMPELLRAFEAFPYVIENTERLLNECSVGFEFGKLANKNLRFYTSSHAEDMELLRRECMAGLHYRYPQPSREVHERIEKELEVISKMNFASYFLVNWDIVRYARHKGYYYVGRGSGANSIVAHLLRITDVDPIDLDLYFERFINLYRSNAPDFDIDFSWTDRDDMTRYIFDRFGRERTALLGSYNTFQHDAVIRELGKVFGLPASEIDKLQSPGGHAQADDLGKLVLRYAALLRGFPSHLSIHSSGILISEKPITEYSATFLPPKGYPTTQFSMLEAEDLGLFKFDILSQRGLGKIKDCLEIIKKQRGIEIDVHNIEPFKKDEKVKALLREGKAIGCFYVESPAMRMLLTKLGADDYLRLVAASSIIRPGVSKSGMMREYIVRFREKRLREKARAELPELYDLLEETYGVMVYQEDVIKVAHLFAGLTLAEADHLRRGMSWKFRERDEFFKVEQRFFENCAARGHSLTLVKRIWEQIESFANFAFSKGHSASYAVESFQALYLKAHYPLEYLVATLNNGGGFYRKELYVHEARMHGAKVEAPCVNEGTDTCTIRGNIIFLGLELIAGLEKDTLHAILLARAQGFFKGMEDFVKRVGPSLEQMRLLVRAGALRFTGKDKKQLLWDIHNYITSGKKVEPGEELFESEYKHWHMPPLSGFRHEDAYDAMELLGFPLCSPFELLRDPPGEEISAAELKKQVGRRVSITGYLITIKYTGTSGGARMYFGTFLDRKGEWIDTVHFPPSAGAYPFSGPGCYRLQGRVVEEYGFYCLEVDAMERLAITDRASAEVISQTVS
- a CDS encoding MarC family protein — translated: MEFNIKEIATVSMILFAVIDIIGTLPILLDMKSKVGEIPSMKVTLVSGAIMISFMFVGERILNLIGIDVHSFAIAGSFILFIIGMEMILGVRFFKEESGNTASIVPIAFPLIAGTGTLTTLLSMMSEYRLESIFIGIFLNLVIIYVVLRNMYRLERLLGQGGINILRKVFGIIMLAIAIKLFTSNAGITLGK
- the sulP gene encoding sulfate permease, which codes for MFTPKLFVTLKNYKREQFFKDLVAGLVVGVVALPLCIAFAIASGVSPEKGLVTGVIGGFFISFLGGSRVQIGGPTGAFIVIVYGVVQHFGIDGLIYATFLAGIMLIIMGLVRMGSVIKFIPHPLIVGFTSGIAVIIFSSQMKDFFGLQMGDVPADFLAKWQSYFRNIQSVNYISVAIAAGTVLLSVGFPVITRRIPGSLVAIVLATAVVSMFNLNVETIGTRFGEIPSAFPVPHIPDFDFSTIQNLIQPAFAIALLGGIESLLSAVVSDGMIGGSHKSNMELLGQGVANVFSALFGGIPATGAIARTATNVKNGGRTPVAGIVHALVLLLIMLVAGKWATLIPLSCLAGILVVVAYNMSEWRSFAGVLRTSKSDGAVLLVTFGLTVFVDLTIAIEIGMVLAAFLFMHRMTQISNVNIVTSAMSDADDEKSINRYQVPQGIEVFEVTGPMFFGAAYKFKESLKLMAKDPKVLIIRMRQVPVIDTTGIHTLEEVFRQSKNRGIKFVLSGVQPGIVAELEKAHLVEEFGKENICLDIDHALARAKEIIREQA